A single window of Ananas comosus cultivar F153 linkage group 19, ASM154086v1, whole genome shotgun sequence DNA harbors:
- the LOC109724573 gene encoding UDP-glycosyltransferase 91C1-like produces the protein MAESPLHIVVFPWQAFGHMIPYLELSRSLAARGHRVSYLSAPRNIQRLPTHSAHPLIRFVPIPFSSSSASLLPPGAESTADLPSADAPDLLLAAVDSLRDAVADFLSSADPKPDWIIHDFAPCWLPAIAADFGIPCALFNTFPSFFVAFTAPYLYGPPPPQKPQPQELPASLVFRPYQIRQLMGAAQRSTAAVNVAERWRTARAQAEFMAIRDCDELDADWLAILHGFFDKPVVPVGLLPPARNAGADSDPHSSSIVRWLDGQPPSSAVYVSLGTEATLDADLLRELALGLELSGAPFVWALRAPAELLLPEGFVARMGDSGRGVVATGWVPQLEILGHRAVGVFVTHCGWSSIIEGLGFGRPLVMLPVLHDQGINAQAVAAKKVGVEIERDLEDGSFTKESVARAVRLVLAEEAGEEIRANAKKMEGICGNRECNERYVDRLVQLLRDHHSPPAAAAAACK, from the coding sequence atggcgGAGAGCCCACTCCACATCGTGGTGTTCCCGTGGCAGGCGTTCGGGCACATGATCCCCTACCTGGAGCTGTCCCGCTCGCTGGCCGCCCGCGGGCACCGCGTCTCCTACCTCTCCGCCCCGCGCAACATCCAGCGCCTGCCCACCCACTCCGCCCACCCCCTCATCCGCTTCGTCCCCATccccttttcttcctcttccgccTCCCTCCTGCCCCCGGGCGCCGAGTCCACCGCCGACCTCCCCTCCGCCGACGCCCCCGACCTCCTGCTGGCCGCCGTCGACTCCCTCCGAGACGCCGTCGCCGACTTCCTCTCCTCCGCTGACCCCAAGCCCGACTGGATCATCCACGACTTCGCCCCCTGCTGGCTGCCCGCCATCGCCGCCGACTTCGGCATCCCCTGCGCGCTCTTCAACACCTTCCCCTCCTTCTTCGTCGCCTTCACCGCCCCCTACCTCTACGGCCCCCCGCCGCCGCAGAAGCCGCAGCCGCAGGAGCTCCCCGCCAGCCTGGTCTTCCGCCCCTACCAGATCCGCCAGCTGATGGGGGCCGCCCAGCGCAGCACCGCCGCCGTCAATGTCGCCGAACGCTGGCGCACCGCCCGGGCCCAGGCCGAGTTCATGGCCATCCGCGACTGCGACGAGCTCGACGCCGACTGGCTCGCCATTCTGCACGGCTTCTTCGACAAGCCGGTCGTTCCCGTCGGCCTCCTCCCTCCCGCCCGAAACGCCGGCGCGGACTCGGATCCGCATTCGTCGAGCATCGTCCGCTGGCTGGACGGACAGCCTCCCTCCTCCGCGGTCTACGTTTCCCTGGGGACGGAGGCCACGCTGGACGCCGACCTCCTCCGCGAGCTCGCCCTCGGGCTCGAGTTGTCCGGCGCGCCATTCGTCTGGGCGCTGCGGGCGCCGGCGGAGCTGCTTCTTCCGGAGGGTTTCGTGGCCCGAATGGGCGACAGCGGGCGGGGAGTGGTGGCGACGGGGTGGGTCCCGCAGCTGGAGATCCTGGGCCACCGCGCGGTCGGGGTGTTCGTGACGCACTGCGGCtggagctccatcatcgaaGGGCTGGGCTTCGGGCGGCCGCTGGTGATGCTCCCCGTCCTGCACGACCAGGGGATCAACGCGCAGGCCGTGGCGGCCAAGAAGGTCGGCGTCGAGATCGAGCGGGACCTGGAGGACGGATCCTTCACCAAGGAGTCGGTCGCCCGGGCGGTGAGGCTCGTCCTCGCAGAAGAAGCAGGCGAGGAGATCAGGGCGAATGCCAAGAAGATGGAGGGCATTTGCGGAAACAGGGAGTGCAACGAAAGGTATGTGGATCGTCTGGTTCAGCTGCTCAGAGATCATCATTctcctcctgctgctgctgctgctgcctgcAAGTAG